The nucleotide sequence CCCCGGAGGCGTCCCCGGAGCCGTCCCCGGCCGGGTCGGCTCGGCCGAGGAACACCTCGCCCATGCCACCCGCCCCGAGCCGGGCGAGCAGCTCGTACGGTCCGATCCGACGCAGTGCGTCCTCGCGCAGCGGTCCCCACACTTCGCATATCCCCCTTGCGACCCGACTTGTGACGCGACGTCAGCAGATCATGCCGCATCATCTCAGGACCCGACGGGCAGCACGAAGGGCCGGCCCCACCGGGGCCGGCCCTTCAGCGGGATCGGGTGCCTCAGCCGGTGTACGGCTTCGCGCTGAGGATCTTCACCGTGGCCTTCTTGCCGTTCGGCAGCTCGTACTGCGCGTCGTCACCGGCCTTCTTGCCGTTGACGCCGACGCCGAGCGGCGACTGCGGCGAGTAGGTCTCGATGTCACCGCTCGCGTACTCGCGGGAGGCGAGCAGGAAGGTCATCGTGTCGTTCTCGTCGCCGTCGAAGGCGATCGTGACGACCATGCCGGGCTCGACGACGCCGTCGTCCGCCGGGGCCTCGCCGACCTTGGCGTGCTGGAGCAGCTGGGTGAGCTGGCGGACCCGGAGCTCCTGCTTGCCCTGCTCCTCCTTGGCCGCGTGGTACCCGCCGTTCTCGCGCAGGTCGCCCTCTTCGCGCGCGGCGGCGATCTTGGCGGCGATCTCGGTACGCGCGGGACCAGACAGGTACTCAAGCTCGTCCTTGAGCTTGTTGTACGCCTCCTGGGTGAGCCAGGTGACGTTGTCGCTGGTCTGGGTCACAGGTGCTCCTCGTAGGTACTGGGAATACAAAGCATCGCCCTACACGGGAATGCGGTGCTGTCCCGGGTGGGCGAAACCACGAGCCTAACAATGAGTGGCGAAAAGCGGGAGGACATAAACCATCAGGATGGCGTCGCCCCAGGTCACCGGGGTGACTCGCCGGGACTCGACACCCCGTCCCTACCCACCGCTACCGCGCCGTACACCCCATGAGCTCCGCGCTGGTCGCGCGGGCCGTCGTGCGGAGCGAGTAGACCTGGTCGACCCGGCCGGCGGGGTCGTCGACCCGGACGTCCTTGCGGGCCACCTCGGCGCCGTCCTCGGAGCGGGACCGCAGCGTGCAGACGCCCTTGACGCCCTCGTCCTTGCGGATCTCCAGGTGCACCTGGACCTCGGTGGCGCTCACCACGTCGAACTTGATCATCTCGGCGCTGATCTTGCTGTCGACGACGTAGTACCAGGCGAACCAGCCCATCAGGCCGAGGAAGAGCACGCCGAGCACCGCACCGGTGATCTTGAGCTTGCGGTCGGCCGCCTCGTCCGCGGAGCGCCCGTAACGCCCCTCGGGCAGCTGCTCTCGCACCGCGCTCATGATCGATCCTCTCGAAGCCGGGGGTGGCGGAATTTTCACTCCCCCGATTCCGTCACTATAGAGACCACGCTCCGCGTCGAATCACTGAGGATCGAGTCTTGACTGAGCAGCTGCGACTGATGGCCGTTCACGCCCACCCCGACGACGAGTCGAGCAAGGGTGCGGCCACGATGGCCAAGTACGTGTCCGAGGGGGTGGACGTCATGGTGGTGACGTGCACGGGCGGCGAGCGTGGCTCGGTACTCAACCCCCAGCTCCAGGGTGACGCCTACATCGAGGCGAACATCCACGAGGTGCGCCGCAAGGAGATGGACGAGGCCCGCGAGATCCTCGGCGTCTCCCAGGAATGGCTGGGATTCGTCGACTCCGGCCTGCCCGAGGGCGACCCGCTGCCGCCGCTTCCCCAGGGCTGCTTCGCCCTGGAGGACGTCGACACCGCCGCCGGGGAGCTGGTCCGCAAGATCCGCTCCTTCCGTCCGCAGGTCATCACGACCTACGACGAGAACGGCGGGTACCCGCACCCCGACCACATCATGACCCACAAGATCACGATGGTGGCCTTCGAGGGCGCGACCGACACCGAGAAGTACCCGGAGGCCGAGTTCGGCCCGGCCTGGCAGCCCCTGAAGCTCTACTACAACCAGGGCTTCAACCGTCCCCGGACGCTCGCCCTGCACGAGGCGCTCCTCGCCCGCGGCCTGGAGTCCCCGTACGGCGAGTGGCTGGAGCGCTGGAAGGACTTCGCGGGCAAGGAGCGGACGCTGACCACCTTCGTGCCCTGCTCGGAGTTCTTCGAGACCCGCGACAAGGCCCTGATCGCCCACCGCACCCAGATCGACCCCGACGGCGGCTGGTTCCGGGTCCCGATGGAGATCCAGAAGGAGATCTGGCCGACGGAGGAGTACGAGCTCAGCAAGGCGCTGGTGCCGACCTCCCTCCCCGAGGAAGATCTCTTCGCGGGCATCCGCGACAATGCCTGACATGAGCGCACACCTGGCACTGACCCAGCTTGTCCCCTTCGCCGCAGAAGAGCTGGACAAGAACAAGGTGACCCCCGGCGTCCTCGGCTTCGTCGTCTTCGCGGTCCTGGCCCTCGCGGTCTGGCAGCTGATGAAGTCGATGAACCGCCACATGGGCAAGGTCTCCTTCGAGGAGGCCCCGGACCCGGACGCCACACCGCAGTCCCCGGCCGCCGAGGCCGCCGCCCCCGGCAAGTAGCCCACCCGCCCCCGGCCCCGCACCCCCACCGGTACGGGCCCGGGGGCGCCGCCGTGCCCGGACGGGCACTGCGAGGGGTCCCGCGCGAGCCCGGGGCGGCAGGGCAGGATGGGCACCATGCCGAACCGACTGGCCCATGAGACCTCTCCGTACCTCCTTCAGCACGCCGACAACCCGGTCGACTGGTGGCCGTGGTCGGCCGAGGCCTTCGAGGAGGCCCGCCGCCGCGACGTCCCCGTACTCCTCAGCGTCGGGTACAGCTCCTGCCACTGGTGCCACGTCATGGCCCACGAGTCGTTCGAGGACGACGCCATCGCAGGCCTGGTCAACGAGCACTTCGTCGCCGTCAAGGTGGACCGGGAGGAGCGGCCCGACGTCGACGCCGTCTACATGGAGGCCGTGCAGGCCGCCACGGGGCAGGGCGGCTGGCCGATGACCGTGTTCCTCACGCCGGACGCCGCGCCCTTCTACTTCGGTACGTACTTCCCGCCCGAGCCCCGCCACGGCATGCCCTCCTTCCCCGAGGTCCTGGAGGGCGTGAAGGACGCCTGGGCCGACCGGCGGGACGAGGTCGGTGAGGTCGCGGAGCGGATCGTGAAGGACCTCGCGGGCCGCTCCCTCGCGTACGGCGGCGAGGGCGTCCCCGGTGAGGAGGAGCTCGCGCAGGCCCTGCTCGGTCTCACCCGCGAGTACGACGCGACCCGCGGCGGCTTCGGCGGCGCCCCCAAGTTCCCGCCGTCCATGACCCTGGAGTTCCTGCTCCGCCACCATGCCCGTACGGGCGCCGAGGGCGCCCTGCAGATGGCCGCGGACACCTGCGAGGCGATGGCCAGGGGCGGCATCTACGACCAGCTCGGCGGCGGCTTCGCCCGCTACGCCGTGGACCGCGCCTGGGTCGTGCCCCACTTCGAGAAGATGCTCTACGACAACGCCCTGCTCTGCCGGGCGTACGCGCACCTGTGGAAGGCGACCGGCAGCGACCTGGCCCGCCGGGTGGCGCTGGAGACCGCCGACTTCATGGTCCGGGAACTCCGCACCCCCGAGGGCGGTTTCGCCTCCGCTCTCGACGCCGACAGCGACGACGGCACCGGCCGGCACGTCGAGGGCGCCTACTACGTGTGGACCCCGGCGCAGCTCACCGAGGTCCTCGGCGCGGAGGACGCCGCCCTCGCCGCCGCCCACTACGGCGTCACCGAGGCCGGCACCTTCGAGCACGGGAGTTCCGTGCTCCAGCTCCCGCAGCAGGCCGGCCCGGCCGAAGCGGACCGGATCGCCTCGATCGCGGCCCGGCTCCTCGCCGCCCGCGAGGAGCGCGAGCGCCCCGGCCGGGACGACAAGGTCGTCGCCGCCTGGAACGGCCTCGCCATCGCCGCCCTCGCCGAGACCGGTGCCCTCTTCGACCGCCCCGATCTCGTCGAGCGGGCCACGGAGGCCGCCGACCTGCTCGTACGGGTCCACATGGACGAGTCCGCCCGGCTCACCCGGACGTCCAAGGACGGCCGGGCCGGTACGAACGCGGGCGTCCTGGAGGACTACGCCGACGTCGCCGAGGGCTTCCTCGCCCTCGCCGCCGTCACCGGCGAGGGCGCCTGGCTGGAGTTCGCCGGCTTCCTCCTGGACATCGTTCTCGACCGCTTCACCGCCGAGGGCGGAGCCCTGTACGACACGGCCCACGACGCCGAGGCCCTGATCCGCCGCCCGCAGGACCCCACGGACAACGCGACCCCCTCGGGCTGGACCGCCGCCGCCGGCGCGCTGCTCTCCTACGCGGCGCACACCGGCTCGGACGCCCACCGGGCCGCCGCCGAAGGGGCGCTGGGCGTCGTCAAGGCCCTCGGCCCGCGCGCCCCGCGGTTCATCGGCTGGGGCCTCGCGGTCTCCGAGGCCCTCCTCGACGGGCCCCGGGAGATCGCCGTGGTGGGCGCCCCCGGCGACGAGGTGTTCCAGGAGCTGCGCCGTACCGCCCTGCGGGCGACCGCCCCCGGCGCCGTGCTGGCGTCCGGCGCTCCCGACAGCGAGGAGTTCCCGCTGCTCGGGGACCGTCCGCTGGTGGCCGGTGGCGCCGCCGCGTACGTGTGCCGTCACTTCACCTGTGACGCGCCGGTCACCGACCCCGAGGAGCTCCGCCGGAAGCTCTGAGGCGCCGGAACGGGGACGGCCCCGCGACCCCTCCGAGGAGGGGCGGCGGGGCCGCAACCGAGCGGAGCGTCTTCGCTCAGCTGTTGCCGGCGCCGTTGCCGGACAGCACGGGGATGTCGCTGAGGATGTGCGACAGCGGCTCGTCACCCTTGGCCTGGGTGGAGTTCTCGGTGCACTGCTGGTTCTGCGGGGAGGACAGGACGTTGATGTCCTGGACGGCGATCGGGATGAGACCGACGATGGAACCGGCGTTGACCTTGGCGGGCAGGCCGATGCACG is from Streptomyces venezuelae ATCC 10712 and encodes:
- a CDS encoding DUF4307 domain-containing protein codes for the protein MSAVREQLPEGRYGRSADEAADRKLKITGAVLGVLFLGLMGWFAWYYVVDSKISAEMIKFDVVSATEVQVHLEIRKDEGVKGVCTLRSRSEDGAEVARKDVRVDDPAGRVDQVYSLRTTARATSAELMGCTAR
- the greA gene encoding transcription elongation factor GreA, which codes for MTQTSDNVTWLTQEAYNKLKDELEYLSGPARTEIAAKIAAAREEGDLRENGGYHAAKEEQGKQELRVRQLTQLLQHAKVGEAPADDGVVEPGMVVTIAFDGDENDTMTFLLASREYASGDIETYSPQSPLGVGVNGKKAGDDAQYELPNGKKATVKILSAKPYTG
- a CDS encoding rodlin, whose protein sequence is MKKLLATAAVAASVLGATAAGAGQALAIADDGGTTSLSGNGAHQEFGNSATHGNMSPQFALVQGSLNKPCIGLPAKVNAGSIVGLIPIAVQDINVLSSPQNQQCTENSTQAKGDEPLSHILSDIPVLSGNGAGNS
- the mca gene encoding mycothiol conjugate amidase Mca, coding for MTEQLRLMAVHAHPDDESSKGAATMAKYVSEGVDVMVVTCTGGERGSVLNPQLQGDAYIEANIHEVRRKEMDEAREILGVSQEWLGFVDSGLPEGDPLPPLPQGCFALEDVDTAAGELVRKIRSFRPQVITTYDENGGYPHPDHIMTHKITMVAFEGATDTEKYPEAEFGPAWQPLKLYYNQGFNRPRTLALHEALLARGLESPYGEWLERWKDFAGKERTLTTFVPCSEFFETRDKALIAHRTQIDPDGGWFRVPMEIQKEIWPTEEYELSKALVPTSLPEEDLFAGIRDNA
- a CDS encoding thioredoxin domain-containing protein; amino-acid sequence: MPNRLAHETSPYLLQHADNPVDWWPWSAEAFEEARRRDVPVLLSVGYSSCHWCHVMAHESFEDDAIAGLVNEHFVAVKVDREERPDVDAVYMEAVQAATGQGGWPMTVFLTPDAAPFYFGTYFPPEPRHGMPSFPEVLEGVKDAWADRRDEVGEVAERIVKDLAGRSLAYGGEGVPGEEELAQALLGLTREYDATRGGFGGAPKFPPSMTLEFLLRHHARTGAEGALQMAADTCEAMARGGIYDQLGGGFARYAVDRAWVVPHFEKMLYDNALLCRAYAHLWKATGSDLARRVALETADFMVRELRTPEGGFASALDADSDDGTGRHVEGAYYVWTPAQLTEVLGAEDAALAAAHYGVTEAGTFEHGSSVLQLPQQAGPAEADRIASIAARLLAAREERERPGRDDKVVAAWNGLAIAALAETGALFDRPDLVERATEAADLLVRVHMDESARLTRTSKDGRAGTNAGVLEDYADVAEGFLALAAVTGEGAWLEFAGFLLDIVLDRFTAEGGALYDTAHDAEALIRRPQDPTDNATPSGWTAAAGALLSYAAHTGSDAHRAAAEGALGVVKALGPRAPRFIGWGLAVSEALLDGPREIAVVGAPGDEVFQELRRTALRATAPGAVLASGAPDSEEFPLLGDRPLVAGGAAAYVCRHFTCDAPVTDPEELRRKL